Proteins co-encoded in one Cytophaga hutchinsonii ATCC 33406 genomic window:
- a CDS encoding sugar-binding protein, with translation MNVTIFSKVIFFSCVFFFCIQSYAQDPNFHIYLTFGQSNMEGNGVIEAQDQTAVNSRFQVMGAVNCTGTKSYTTGKWTTATAPIVRCNTGLGPLDYFGRTMVSNLPANIKVGVVPVAIGGCDIALFDKVNYGSYVATAPSWMIGTINQYGGNPYARLVEVAKLAQKDGVIKGILFHQGETNNGQQDWPAKVKAIYDNLIKDLGLDPAKTPFLAGELVTTAQGGACGGHNSIIAKLPNVIPNAHVVSAAGLPHKGDNLHFTPASYRTFGERYAQLMLTLPAYSNAQTAATNPIINADVPDIAIVRVGNNYYMSSTTMHMNPGVPIMKSTDLVNWDIVNYCYTTLSTSDSYSLANGKNEYGHGSWASSIRYFKGMYYVTTFANTGRTYIYKTANIETGPWTVSTLNASYHDCNLFFDDDDRVYLIYGQGDIKIIELTADASAIKSGGTNKTLITNAGAVAGPIGLNAEGSQVLKHNGYYYINNICWPSGGMRTQIIHRSSTLTGTYESKVILKDQGVAQGSFIETPAGKWYAYLFKDGGARGRVPYLVPMTWTNDWPVLSAVPATLDIPQGTGGMHNIVSSDEFSQAAPLKLAWQWNHNPQNNYWSLTQKSGYLRLTNERTDPNVLMTTNTLTQRTFGPQCSGYTVIDVSGMKDGDYAGLVALQKQYGYVGVKMTGTTKSIVMVNGNDVTGTPAQVASVPLNQNIIYLRIDMDYRNQTDKAYFYYSLNGTTWQSIGSTLQMSYTIPQFIGYRYGLFTYASVSAGGYADFDFFRIGSTITEASTVITTPSPVVSLTAPVNNTVYTEGDNITINATATITSGSISKVEFYNGTTLLGTDASSPYSYTITAAAAGTYPVTAKATSAANAVTTSTAINIQVAKPIYQTGSAPTIDGTVDGLWSNFPSTGITKNNTGTISSGTDLSGNWKAMWDASNLYVLVQVTDDVKRNDGGTDVYNDDGVEVYIDLGNTKATTYGTNDQQYTFRWNDVTAAYEINGHPVTGITKGISNTATGYIVEVSIPWSTIGGTASLNSFQGFEVMINDDDDGGAREGKLAWVASTDDTWSNPALMGTVVLKGLNCTVPAAAITASTATTFCSGGSVVLNAGTGTGYSYVWKNGAATIAGATNSGYTATASGSYTVTVTNPGGCSATSAGTTVTVNALPVLTQYAQVDGGTWNQVSGATVCAGSSVVLGPQPTVNTGWSWTGPNGYSASARELRLTSVQTNQGGVYTASYTDGNTCKSTSVFTLTVTALPAAAITTSTPTTFCAGGSTTLTAGSGASYKWMNGTVAITGATAQTYTATAAGSYTVEVTNAGNCKATSAATVVTVTALPTATITATGSTTIPQGGSVALQANAGSALTYKWFNGTVAITGATAQTYTATTAGSYTVEVTNAGNCKATSAAATVSVVANQPSVITITSPAPNAAVTGAIDISVNITDADGSITLVEFLAGDDVIGTAAAAPYTYTWDTPTAGSHTITVRVTDSNGGVTTSGPVTVTSESITTGVQVLNTLNAAVYPNPSNGIVFIDTDADLSDASFTLIDVLGKEGTVFSTATGNGAMIDVSSLAGGTYVLIIKQDHSILRKKITVIK, from the coding sequence ATGAACGTAACGATATTTTCCAAAGTAATTTTCTTTTCTTGCGTTTTTTTCTTTTGCATCCAATCATATGCTCAAGATCCTAATTTTCATATTTACCTGACTTTCGGGCAATCTAATATGGAAGGAAACGGAGTAATAGAAGCGCAGGATCAAACCGCTGTAAATAGCAGGTTTCAGGTAATGGGTGCCGTAAATTGTACAGGTACAAAATCTTATACGACAGGAAAGTGGACAACAGCTACAGCACCTATTGTAAGATGTAACACAGGACTTGGGCCACTTGATTATTTTGGGCGCACAATGGTGTCAAACCTGCCGGCAAATATAAAAGTAGGTGTTGTACCTGTTGCGATAGGAGGTTGTGATATTGCCTTGTTTGATAAGGTCAATTATGGATCGTATGTTGCAACAGCTCCAAGCTGGATGATTGGTACAATAAATCAGTATGGCGGAAATCCGTATGCACGTCTGGTGGAAGTTGCAAAACTGGCACAGAAGGATGGAGTTATTAAGGGAATATTATTTCATCAGGGAGAAACAAACAACGGACAGCAGGATTGGCCGGCTAAAGTTAAGGCTATTTATGATAATCTGATTAAAGATCTTGGCTTAGATCCAGCTAAAACTCCATTTTTGGCTGGCGAATTAGTAACAACCGCACAAGGCGGCGCATGTGGCGGACATAATTCTATTATTGCAAAATTACCGAATGTGATTCCGAATGCTCATGTCGTTTCGGCCGCTGGTTTACCGCACAAGGGAGATAACTTACACTTCACTCCGGCATCTTATCGTACGTTTGGAGAACGTTATGCGCAACTGATGTTGACATTGCCTGCTTATTCGAATGCACAAACGGCGGCCACAAATCCAATCATCAATGCAGATGTTCCCGATATAGCTATCGTTAGAGTAGGGAATAATTACTACATGAGCAGTACAACCATGCACATGAATCCCGGTGTACCCATAATGAAGTCTACCGATTTAGTTAATTGGGATATTGTAAATTACTGCTACACCACATTGTCTACCTCTGACAGTTACAGCCTTGCGAATGGAAAGAATGAATATGGTCATGGTTCATGGGCAAGTAGCATTCGATATTTTAAAGGAATGTATTATGTTACGACATTTGCTAATACAGGCAGAACGTATATCTATAAAACAGCTAATATTGAAACCGGTCCGTGGACTGTTTCTACGTTAAATGCTTCCTACCACGATTGCAATCTTTTCTTTGATGACGATGATAGAGTGTATCTTATATATGGACAGGGAGATATTAAAATTATTGAATTAACTGCAGATGCTTCAGCGATTAAATCCGGAGGTACGAATAAAACATTAATTACAAATGCTGGTGCTGTAGCTGGCCCTATTGGCTTGAATGCAGAAGGGTCACAGGTATTGAAGCACAATGGGTATTACTATATTAATAATATTTGCTGGCCCAGCGGCGGTATGCGTACGCAGATTATTCATCGTTCTTCAACACTAACAGGTACGTATGAAAGTAAAGTGATCTTAAAAGATCAGGGAGTTGCACAAGGTTCTTTTATAGAAACGCCAGCTGGTAAATGGTATGCCTATTTATTTAAAGATGGAGGAGCCAGAGGCAGGGTTCCATATCTTGTTCCGATGACATGGACAAATGACTGGCCTGTTCTGAGTGCAGTGCCAGCTACACTTGATATTCCTCAGGGAACAGGAGGTATGCATAATATTGTTTCCTCCGATGAATTTTCACAAGCGGCTCCTCTTAAACTTGCGTGGCAATGGAACCACAATCCACAAAATAACTATTGGTCATTAACACAAAAAAGCGGCTATCTGCGGCTCACCAATGAGCGTACAGATCCGAACGTGCTGATGACAACGAATACACTAACGCAGCGAACATTTGGACCCCAGTGTTCGGGCTATACGGTAATAGATGTTTCCGGCATGAAGGATGGTGATTATGCTGGTTTAGTAGCTTTACAAAAACAGTATGGTTACGTAGGTGTTAAAATGACTGGTACAACAAAGTCTATTGTAATGGTCAATGGAAATGATGTTACGGGAACACCTGCTCAAGTTGCAAGTGTTCCTTTAAATCAAAACATCATATATCTTCGGATTGATATGGATTACAGGAATCAGACAGACAAAGCTTATTTCTATTATAGTCTGAATGGTACCACCTGGCAATCCATTGGCAGTACACTTCAAATGTCTTATACCATTCCGCAATTTATTGGTTATCGGTATGGGTTATTTACTTATGCGAGTGTTTCAGCCGGTGGATATGCTGATTTTGATTTTTTTAGAATTGGATCAACGATTACGGAGGCATCGACGGTTATTACCACTCCTTCGCCGGTAGTATCGCTTACCGCACCTGTAAACAATACAGTTTATACGGAAGGTGATAATATAACGATCAATGCCACGGCAACGATCACAAGCGGGAGCATTTCCAAAGTAGAATTTTATAACGGAACAACGTTGTTAGGTACAGATGCAAGTTCACCATACAGCTATACAATCACAGCTGCAGCAGCAGGTACCTATCCGGTCACTGCCAAAGCAACGAGTGCAGCCAATGCAGTAACAACGAGCACGGCAATAAACATTCAGGTAGCAAAACCTATTTACCAGACCGGTTCTGCACCCACAATCGATGGAACCGTTGACGGCTTGTGGAGCAATTTTCCATCCACAGGTATCACAAAAAACAATACCGGTACGATCAGCTCAGGTACAGATCTGTCGGGTAACTGGAAAGCGATGTGGGATGCGTCTAATCTGTATGTGCTTGTTCAGGTAACCGATGATGTGAAGCGCAACGATGGTGGAACGGATGTGTACAACGACGATGGCGTTGAAGTATACATTGATCTGGGCAATACCAAAGCAACGACATACGGCACCAACGACCAGCAGTACACGTTCCGCTGGAACGATGTTACAGCGGCCTACGAGATCAACGGACATCCGGTAACAGGAATAACCAAAGGCATCAGCAATACAGCAACCGGTTATATTGTGGAGGTGAGCATCCCGTGGAGCACCATTGGCGGCACTGCTTCATTAAATTCATTCCAGGGCTTTGAAGTCATGATCAATGATGACGATGACGGAGGAGCAAGAGAAGGTAAGCTTGCCTGGGTTGCGTCTACAGATGATACGTGGAGCAATCCGGCTTTAATGGGAACAGTTGTATTAAAAGGATTGAATTGTACGGTACCGGCAGCAGCGATAACAGCAAGCACGGCAACCACATTCTGCTCCGGAGGCAGTGTAGTATTGAATGCAGGTACAGGCACCGGATACAGCTATGTATGGAAGAACGGAGCAGCAACAATAGCAGGAGCGACAAATTCAGGTTATACAGCCACCGCATCCGGCAGTTATACGGTAACAGTAACAAACCCGGGCGGCTGTTCAGCAACCTCAGCAGGGACTACGGTGACGGTAAATGCCTTACCGGTTTTAACGCAGTATGCACAGGTAGATGGCGGAACCTGGAACCAGGTATCAGGCGCAACGGTGTGTGCTGGCTCTTCGGTTGTACTGGGTCCTCAGCCGACAGTAAATACAGGCTGGAGCTGGACAGGTCCGAACGGTTACAGTGCATCGGCCAGAGAGCTTAGGCTTACATCAGTACAAACAAATCAGGGCGGTGTTTATACGGCAAGTTATACAGATGGAAATACGTGTAAATCAACTTCTGTATTTACGTTAACGGTAACTGCACTACCGGCCGCAGCGATTACGACAAGTACACCGACAACATTCTGCGCAGGCGGCAGCACAACACTGACAGCAGGTTCAGGTGCATCCTACAAATGGATGAACGGCACGGTCGCAATCACAGGAGCAACCGCACAGACCTATACCGCAACAGCCGCCGGAAGCTATACGGTTGAAGTAACGAATGCGGGTAACTGCAAAGCTACTTCAGCAGCAACAGTAGTAACAGTAACTGCACTGCCAACTGCTACAATCACAGCAACTGGTTCAACAACGATTCCTCAGGGCGGAAGTGTAGCATTACAGGCGAATGCAGGTTCAGCTTTGACCTACAAATGGTTCAACGGCACGGTCGCAATCACAGGAGCAACCGCACAGACCTATACCGCAACGACCGCGGGAAGCTATACGGTTGAAGTAACAAATGCGGGTAACTGCAAAGCAACTTCAGCAGCAGCAACGGTAAGCGTGGTTGCAAATCAGCCATCTGTTATTACAATTACTTCACCGGCACCGAATGCTGCAGTAACAGGAGCGATCGACATTTCGGTGAATATCACAGATGCGGATGGTAGTATAACCCTTGTAGAGTTTTTAGCAGGCGATGATGTAATCGGCACAGCAGCAGCAGCGCCGTATACGTACACATGGGACACTCCAACGGCAGGATCTCATACAATTACGGTTCGGGTAACAGACAGTAACGGAGGCGTCACAACTTCTGGACCGGTAACAGTTACATCGGAATCCATCACAACAGGCGTGCAGGTATTGAATACATTAAATGCAGCTGTATATCCGAATCCATCAAACGGCATCGTATTTATTGATACAGATGCAGACTTATCAGATGCAAGCTTTACACTGATAGATGTGTTGGGTAAAGAAGGAACTGTTTTTTCAACAGCAACCGGCAACGGAGCGATGATAGATGTAAGCAGTCTGGCGGGTGGCACTTATGTGTTGATTATCAAACAGGATCATTCAATTCTGAGAAAGAAAATTACAGTGATAAAATAA
- a CDS encoding sugar-binding protein produces the protein MKKLFTVLFYLSTCLVWAQTSTVNLTSEKQYIRGFGGINHPEWAGDMTAVQRTTAFGNGAGEMGLTVLRIFVNDDKTQWNKALATALRAQQLGATIFATPWNPPASMCETITRNNRQEKRLKPGSYSAYAQHLIDFNNYMKNNGVNLYAMSFANEPDWGFDWTWYSADEVYNFTKNIAGTLRVNGIKVITAESFSYNKSYYDKVLNDPTALSNIDIIGCHLYGSDANSPVSVFNYPLADSKAPTKERWMTEHYTNSDANSSDLWPSANDVSYEIYRCMVEGQMSVYTWWYIRRQYGPMNENGTISKRGYCMAQYSKFIRPGYKRVDATKNPATGVYISAYKKGDDVVVVAINRSTSSQTITLSVPGTKVTTWEKYVTSGSKSLAKEANINSSTGSFQITLDPQSTTSFVGTAPVITTPSPVVSLTAPVNNTVYTEGDNITINATATITSGSISKVEFYNGTTLLGTDASSPYSYTITAAAAGTYPVTAKATSAANAVTTSTAINIQVAKPIYQTGSAPTIDGTVDGLWSNFPSTGITKNNTGTISSGTDLSGNWKAMWDASNLYVLVQVTDDVKRNDGGTDVYNDDGVEVYIDLGNTKATTYGTNDQQYTFRWNDVTAAYEINGHPVTGITKGISNTATGYIVEVSIPWSTIGGTASLNSFQGFEVMINDDDDGGAREGKLAWVASTDDTWSNPALMGTVVLKGLNCTVPAAAITASTATTFCSGGSVVLNAGTGTGYSYVWKNGAATIAGATNSGYTATASGSYTVTVTNPGGCSATSAGTTVTVNALPVLTQYAQVDGGTWNQVSGATVCAGSSVVLGPQPTVNTGWSWTGPNGYSASARELRLTSVQTNQGGVYTASYTDGNTCKSTSVFTLTVTALPAAAITTSTPTTFCAGGSTTLTAGSGASYKWMNGTVAITGATAQTYTATAAGSYTVEVTNAGNCKATSAATVVTVTALPTATITATGSTTIPQGGSVALQANAGSALTYKWFNGTVAITGATAQTYTATTAGSYTVEVTNAGNCKATSAAATVSVVANQPSVITITSPAPNAAVTGAIDISVNITDADGSITLVEFLAGDDVIGTAAAAPYTYTWDTPTAGSHTITVRVTDSNGGVTTSAPVTVTSESITTGVQALNTLNAAVYPNPSNGIVFIDTDADLSDASFTLIDVLGKEGTVFSTATGNGAMIDVSSLAGGTYVLIVKKDTSVIRKKITVIR, from the coding sequence ATGAAAAAATTATTTACTGTTTTATTTTATTTAAGCACGTGTCTGGTATGGGCACAAACTTCCACCGTTAATTTAACATCCGAAAAACAATACATCCGGGGATTTGGAGGTATCAATCACCCGGAATGGGCTGGAGACATGACAGCGGTACAACGTACTACTGCATTTGGCAATGGTGCCGGTGAGATGGGATTAACCGTACTCCGGATTTTTGTTAATGATGATAAAACCCAATGGAATAAAGCACTGGCGACAGCGTTGCGTGCGCAGCAATTAGGAGCTACCATATTTGCAACGCCATGGAATCCGCCTGCAAGTATGTGTGAAACGATAACACGTAATAACAGACAGGAAAAAAGATTAAAGCCCGGTAGTTATAGTGCGTATGCACAACATCTTATTGATTTTAATAATTATATGAAAAACAATGGCGTCAATTTGTATGCGATGTCATTTGCCAACGAACCGGATTGGGGATTTGATTGGACCTGGTATAGTGCTGATGAAGTGTATAATTTTACTAAAAATATTGCCGGAACATTACGCGTAAATGGAATTAAAGTAATCACGGCAGAATCGTTTTCATATAATAAATCCTATTATGATAAAGTATTGAATGACCCGACAGCTTTATCAAATATTGATATTATCGGATGTCATTTATATGGTAGTGATGCAAATTCTCCGGTTTCGGTTTTTAATTACCCGTTAGCAGATTCAAAAGCACCCACAAAAGAACGTTGGATGACCGAGCATTATACCAACAGTGATGCGAATTCTTCCGATCTATGGCCGTCTGCGAACGATGTGTCGTATGAAATTTACAGGTGTATGGTGGAAGGCCAAATGAGTGTATACACCTGGTGGTATATACGCAGGCAGTATGGCCCTATGAATGAAAACGGAACAATCAGCAAACGCGGTTATTGCATGGCGCAATATTCTAAGTTTATCCGTCCGGGTTACAAACGGGTTGATGCTACTAAAAATCCTGCTACAGGAGTATATATTTCTGCCTACAAAAAAGGAGATGATGTAGTGGTGGTTGCTATTAATAGAAGCACCTCTTCACAAACAATTACACTTTCTGTTCCCGGAACAAAAGTTACTACCTGGGAAAAATATGTAACATCGGGCAGTAAAAGTTTAGCTAAAGAAGCGAATATAAATTCAAGCACCGGCTCTTTTCAAATTACCCTTGATCCTCAAAGTACAACTTCATTTGTAGGTACTGCTCCGGTTATTACCACTCCTTCGCCGGTAGTATCGCTTACCGCACCTGTAAACAATACAGTTTATACAGAAGGTGATAATATAACGATCAATGCCACGGCAACGATCACAAGCGGGAGCATTTCCAAAGTAGAATTTTATAACGGAACAACGTTGTTAGGTACAGATGCAAGTTCACCATACAGCTATACAATCACAGCAGCAGCAGCAGGAACATATCCGGTCACTGCCAAAGCAACGAGTGCAGCCAATGCAGTAACAACGAGCACGGCAATAAACATTCAGGTAGCAAAACCTATTTACCAGACCGGTTCTGCACCCACAATCGATGGAACCGTTGACGGCTTGTGGAGCAATTTTCCATCCACAGGTATCACAAAAAACAATACCGGTACGATCAGCTCAGGTACAGATCTGTCGGGTAACTGGAAAGCGATGTGGGATGCGTCTAATCTGTATGTGCTTGTTCAGGTAACCGATGATGTGAAGCGCAACGATGGTGGAACGGATGTGTACAACGACGATGGCGTTGAAGTATACATTGATCTGGGCAATACCAAAGCAACGACATACGGCACCAACGACCAGCAGTACACGTTCCGCTGGAACGATGTTACAGCGGCCTACGAGATCAACGGACATCCGGTAACAGGAATAACCAAAGGCATCAGCAATACAGCAACCGGTTATATTGTGGAGGTGAGCATCCCGTGGAGCACCATTGGCGGCACTGCTTCATTAAATTCATTCCAGGGCTTTGAAGTCATGATCAATGATGACGATGACGGAGGAGCAAGAGAAGGTAAGCTTGCCTGGGTTGCGTCTACAGATGATACGTGGAGCAATCCGGCTTTAATGGGAACAGTTGTATTAAAAGGATTGAATTGTACGGTACCGGCAGCAGCGATAACAGCAAGCACGGCAACCACATTCTGCTCCGGAGGCAGTGTAGTATTGAATGCAGGTACAGGCACCGGATACAGCTATGTATGGAAGAACGGAGCAGCAACAATAGCAGGAGCGACAAATTCAGGTTATACAGCCACCGCATCCGGCAGTTATACGGTAACAGTAACAAACCCGGGCGGCTGTTCAGCAACCTCAGCAGGGACTACGGTGACGGTAAATGCCTTACCGGTTTTAACGCAGTATGCGCAGGTAGATGGCGGAACCTGGAATCAGGTATCAGGCGCAACGGTGTGTGCTGGCTCTTCGGTTGTACTGGGTCCTCAGCCGACAGTAAATACAGGCTGGAGCTGGACAGGTCCGAACGGTTACAGTGCATCGGCCAGAGAGCTTAGGCTTACATCAGTACAAACAAATCAGGGCGGTGTTTATACGGCAAGTTATACAGATGGAAATACGTGTAAATCAACTTCTGTATTTACGTTAACGGTAACTGCACTACCGGCCGCAGCGATTACGACAAGTACACCGACAACATTCTGCGCAGGCGGCAGCACAACACTGACAGCAGGTTCAGGTGCATCCTACAAATGGATGAACGGCACGGTCGCAATCACAGGAGCAACCGCACAGACCTATACCGCAACAGCCGCCGGAAGCTATACGGTTGAAGTAACGAATGCGGGTAACTGCAAAGCTACTTCAGCAGCAACAGTAGTAACAGTAACTGCACTGCCAACTGCTACAATCACAGCAACTGGTTCAACAACGATTCCTCAGGGCGGAAGTGTAGCATTACAGGCGAATGCAGGTTCAGCTTTGACCTACAAATGGTTCAACGGCACGGTCGCAATCACAGGAGCAACCGCACAGACCTATACCGCAACGACCGCGGGAAGCTATACGGTTGAAGTAACAAATGCGGGTAACTGCAAAGCAACTTCAGCAGCAGCAACGGTAAGCGTGGTTGCAAATCAGCCATCTGTTATTACAATTACTTCACCGGCACCGAATGCTGCAGTAACAGGAGCGATCGATATTTCGGTGAATATCACAGATGCGGATGGTAGCATAACCCTTGTAGAGTTTTTAGCAGGCGATGATGTAATCGGCACAGCAGCAGCAGCGCCGTATACGTACACATGGGACACTCCAACGGCAGGATCTCATACGATTACGGTTCGGGTAACAGACAGTAACGGAGGCGTCACAACTTCGGCACCGGTAACAGTTACATCGGAATCCATCACAACAGGCGTGCAGGCATTGAATACATTGAATGCAGCTGTATATCCGAATCCATCAAACGGCATCGTATTTATTGATACAGATGCAGACTTATCAGATGCAAGCTTTACACTGATAGATGTGTTGGGTAAAGAAGGAACTGTTTTTTCAACAGCAACCGGCAACGGAGCGATGATAGATGTGAGCAGTCTGGCGGGTGGCACTTATGTGCTGATCGTTAAAAAAGATACTTCAGTGATTCGGAAAAAAATCACTGTAATCCGGTAA